The nucleotide window AGGCGGAAGATCCCGATCGTGGCGCGGGCGGAGCGGGGCCGGGCAGAGGCGAGCGGGGCCGCGGGGAACGAGCCGTGGGCGGTGGCTCTGGAGCCGCCGCGCCGCTGGCGGGACGAGAGGCCGGGGCGAGGGGCAGGGCGGCTGGCCGGAGACGATCTCGAGCGCGCCGCGCTGCTTCCCCTGGGCTCCCGGGGTCGTTTTCCTCCGGAGCCTGTGAAGTGCGGCTCCGCTGGGGTCGGGATGGGATCTGCGCTAGGTTGTCCTTTCTCGCGCCGAAGCCGGGCGAGGCGTCCACAGCGGCCGGGGCTGGGTTCTCTGGGAGAAGCGCGCGAGGGTCGGGGCCACTGGGGCTTCCGGGGCGATGGCAGGGCGTTTAGCATTCGCTTGCGGGGCTCGGGGTCgccaggctggggaagggaggggagcatCGGGCGGCGGCCCCGGGGCCCGGCCTGGTCGGGCCAGGTCTCAGACTTAATCTGTCCCACAGGCCGCGCTTTCGAAAAACGTGTCGGAGGCCATATGGCCCGCAAGTGCCGCCTCGGTGCCCCGCGCACCGAGAGCAGGTCCCACATCCCCGACCCGGGGTGGGCCCGCGCTCTTTGGCTTCTGCGGCTGGGCCCGGCCCGGGTGGTGGCAAAGCGCGTTTTACACCTTGGAGGCCGTTTCGGGGGGGTTGTGGCCACCTCCCGCCCTCGGCTGAATTCCAGGGCAGCGACGGAGTAGCGGGGGCCCGGGCAAAGGCTGTAAAAGTCTGGAATTTAAACGTTACAGGCTGAATTAAAATGCTAATTACCGCGTATTTGAAGAATTCGAAACGGTGACTGGCTTCTGAGTTGCAAATTGGATTTGCCGAGCTTTAGAGCGGTGAATAGCGGAGCGGGGGCTCCGGGGTGGTTTTTTAACCGTAGAAGGGCGGGGAAGGGGGGCCGGGGGAGGCTGCAGCACTTGGAAGGGCTGGAGAAATTTAGATATCAAGAAGCTACCTGTGGGCCTGTGCGTGCGTCTGTATTCGCGTCGGGCTGTACCCCGAGGCTCAGAGGCGTTTGGGGGAAAATACGCCATCACCGGAAAGTGAAATCGTTCGAAAATTCGAGGGTAAAACTGCAGCGCTGTTCGTGATCAACAGCTGGCCTGAAAAGACCTGCTGTGTCCTTTTGCTCTGTTGCTGAGGGAAGCACAGCTCCAGCGCGGGGGACACCGTGGGAAAGGCGGCCGCGGGCGGGCGGAGGGGTCGCCTTCGCGCTGATGCCTGTCACGTCCCCCGGCAACCCGCTCACCAGGCTCCTGTCGGTTGCAGGGCGCGCCGTACGACGCACACACCACCGGGATGTCTGGCGCCATCAGCTACCACCCTTACGGCAGCGCGGCCTACCCGTACCAGCTCAACGACCCAGCCTACCGCAAGAACGCCACGCGGGACGCCACGGCCACGCTCAAGGCCTGGCTCAACGAGCACCGCAAGAACCCCTACCCCACCAAGGGCGAGAAGATCATGCTGGCCATCATCACCAAGATGACCCTCACGCAGGTGTCCACCTGGTTCGCCAACGCGCGCCGGCGCCTCAAGAAGGAGAACAAGATGACGTGGGCCCCCAGGAACAAAAGcgaggacgaggacgaggacgAGGGCGACGCGGCCAGGGGCAAGGAGGAGAGTCCCGACAAGGCGCAGGAGGGCACCGAGACGTCGGCGGAGGACGAAGGTGAGCGGCGCGCAGGGGGGCCGAGGGCGCGGGAGCGTTCTTCCCAGGCGGGCCGCGGCGCGGgagggcgcgggggcgggggacgAGGCCCGCCGGCCGACCCTTCAGATCTGGGCCTGGAGTCCAGGGGCTCCCGGGAGAGCCCTTCCCGCTGGGACGCCGCTGGGGTGGGGTCAGGGCGAGGGagccggggggagggggcagaggggcccGGCTGCCACAGACGTGCCCGCGCCCCTGCAGGGATCAGTCTGCACGTCGACTCGCTCACGGATCACTCGTGCTCCGCCGAGTCGGACGGGGAGAAGCTGCCGTGCCGCGCCGGGGACCCCCTGTGCGAGTCGGGCTCCGAGTGCAAGGATAAGTACGACGACCTGGAGGACGACGAGGACGACGACGACGAGGGCGAGCGGGACCTGGCGCCGCCCAAGCCCGTGACCTCGTCGCCGCTCACCGGCGTGGAGGCGCCGCTGCTGAGCCCCCCGCCCGAAGCCGcgccccgcggcggcggcggcggcaagaCGCCCCTGGGCAGCCGGACGTCACCGGGCGCGCCGCAACCCGCCAGCAAGCCCAAGCTGTGGTCTCTGGCCGAGATCGCCACGTCGGACCTCAAGCAGCCGAGCCTGGGCCCGGGCTGCGCGCCGCCGGGGCTGCCCGCGGCCGCCGCGCCCGCCTCGTCCGGGGCGCCGCCGGGCGGCTCGCCCTACCCCGCGTCGCCGCTGCTCGGCCGCCATCTCTACTACACGTCGCCCTTCTACGGCAACTACACAAACTACGGGAACTTGAACGCCGCGCTGCAGGGCCAGGGCCTCCTGCGCTACAACTCGGCGGCCGGGGCCCCCGGAGAGGCGCTGCACGCCGCGCCCAAGGCCGCCAGCGACGCGGGCAAGGCGGGCGCGCACCCGCTGGAGGCGCACTACCGGCCCCCGGGCGGCGGCTACGAGCCCAAGAAAGGTAGGCGGCCGGCGGCCCGCGGGGCCCCTGGGGGGGCGAGCCGGTGGGCCCCTGGGGGGGGGAGCGCTCCCGGGGCGCCGGGGAAGAGGCCGGGGCCCCGGTAGGCCCGGCTGGGAGAAGCCCTGTCCCTGGAAGGGGGGCGATCCCCGAGCGAGGGAGGATGGCCGCCCTGGGGACTCCGAGGCGGGAGACGCGAGGGGGTCGGGCAGGCAGAAAGCGCGTGGGGGTGGGGCGACCCCTGCCTTTCCGCGGGCCTCGCCCGTATTGTTGACTTGCCATTTGATGTATTGTCACTGCCGTTATTAGCATTATCGCGACTGTTTTCGTTTTGGCAAACCCGCCTCGCCACTAGATGCAAATGACGGCTTTTCTCCCTGCGGACTGAGCCTAAGCCTCGTGCTTTCTGTGGCTAATAGAGCTTGGCGgcacctcctcccctgccttGGGCTGGAAGGAAGCAAAACGTCGCGGTTCCTCCCCGAGGCCTTAGGTTTTCACGTCTTCAAGACGGAACACAGGgcccattttcttcctctccttctctttctgtccctctgaCGCCCCTAGGTCAGGGGGGAGCCTGTAAGACCTGGAACAGCAggtcaagggggaggaggaccCAGGACCAAAGGGTGTCTCTCAGACAGTGGCGGTGGAGACAGGTCCCCCAAACTGCTTGCGGGGTGCCAGGGGCAAGGTCACAGCGTGGGGGTGCGGGCTGGTAGCTGTGCGGCTTTCTGGGAGACAGATGGCTCGCTCTGGGGTCAGGTTCTGACTAACTGCCCCCTCCCCCGACAGATGCCAGTGAGGGCTGCACCATGGTTGGTGGGGGCGTCCAGCCCTACCTATAGAAGGGCCGCATGCAGAATGCAAGTAAGTGGGCTCCCTGGGGTCCCCCCTCTTGGGGAGCTCCTGGACCAATTGCTCTGGAAACGTGCTTAATGTCTATTTCTTGCTTCTTGTCACGGGGTCTGGGGACGGGGCATTGCAGTCTTCCCTGGTTTTTATCTCTTAAGAGGAGAGTGGCCCGGGCTTAGAGAGCCTCTCTTTTTCACTCAAGATCTGCTTTAAAGAATCACTCCTTTAACTGGAATGTATTTATTGCACCCCTGcagttgttttctctttggaaaaatagatgattaacttCGTGTTTGTATGCAATTTAACCCCCCCTTTTTAAAACTACACGAGACACTTAGTAGACCCTTGCTTTGGTGAGCTTGAGCTCCCGAAACTTGGGGGAGCAAAGCCCTTTATGGATGATGTTGCAGAGCCAGCCTGGGGAGACACAGAAGCACTGGCCTTTGATCAGGTCACCCCTGTGCCCACATGGGCTAAGCAGGACCAGGCAGTTTGCCTGGCCGACAGCAcgatttcaaaaaaaataaaaaattgtactTTACACGTAGGCAAAACTATTGCTCACAGCTCTTGAGGATGTGGAAGGGGCGAACGCATTTCAGGCGGACTCTGTATAATGAGATGGTGTTGCTGGGGGACTGGAGGATTTGGGATGACTTGGTTTTTTCCTTGGTCCACAGGTAGGTGTCACaattgctttggaaaaaaaaaagtcagcaggccattctttcttcccaagttcgtacatatacagatataaaaaaatCAGTCTCAATCCAGACCGCAGCTTGTGCCCAAGTAAAAGAAGGATCCACAGGGCACTGCCAACCCACAGACTCTATGGGAACAGACTTTTGTTGGACATACgtgaatttgttggcatagaatAGCTTCCCCGATGTATGTGTGACTTTTgaaaacaatcttttttctcaggaTATCTTGAATTGATCACTTCATTGCCACGGTATATATTCTATAGGTGTGATAGGACTTActgtaaaatttatttgtaaaagatgtacacagtagaaataaaatgtgattatagAACTTGAGTACTTAAGAAGTGGAGacaaatttgatatttatttttataatgatataaAGCTTCTAGTAATTTATGCAAGTTGTATTGCAATGGAATCTaaacttttttgtaaataaattctgcCTGGTTTTTATTTGAACATCGCTGGTTATACAATCTTTGTTGGTTGTTTAACAACAATTCTTTACTAATTTATATCTTAAAttgtaaataaaagcaaactagTCTACAACAACGTGGTGTTTGGGGCTCTTTGTCCTGGAAGAGTGACTTGGGCAGGGAGCCTGGCAGATagtcacccctccccccaggtgtCTGACCTCAGGGTTTTTAATGAAACTGTAAAATTatctctcccttctcctgcttATACAGAAAGGCAGATGGAAGAGAAGTGTACGCAGTGGGGAGATACATGATTTTAGATTATTCATAAGCACAtaggttgtaaaaaaaaatccccattctGTGTTCTGAATATGCAAACAGCTTGTTTGGGTGGGTACACTTTAAAAGCCTggcaaaataaaatgatgcaGAAATGACGAGTTGGGATGTTGGgatccattttgcatttattctggTCCAGGCTTACTGAGCCTCCTCGGTGACTTAGGCAACGGTGGTAACGTGGATATTAATAGTTACCCCCGCCATAAATTATTGAGGAAAACAATTGCTCGTTGTAACCTTGAATTATCCAAATTGGTGTAGATTATTCAGATTTATTGAACGACTCCTAATGCTCCTTTTCATAGAACTCACATTAAACACAAGGCAAAAATCTGGGAGGagagatttattttcctttcaatggcCCTTTTACCCTTACCCCGGgggaaagaaaagtttaaagaacCTTAGACTATTGCCTTGCTATTGTGTTACTCACTATCTAATTATAGGACAAGCCTAGAATTTGTAGTCAGGGAACATATTCCCTTTGATTAGTATCATAAAAGCAGCAAAACTGTCACTTTAATTTTCAGCAGAATTATATGGATATCCATATAAtataatttcagaaaagaaatgaacaatcatttatttcctctccGAAGATAAATTGAGTGAATATAACTTACGGTTATAAAACAAGAATAATAGCTTCTTAGATTGCCCTTTAATCAATCATACACTTATTTTTCAAGAGGTTCATCTATTTTATTCCATGATTAATAATGTTGCAGCCTGAGAGCATTATTGGATCCCAGCGGGGGGCGTCCCGGATGCTTTTAGCTGCTTTGGAATGGTCAGTTGGGGTTCATTATGGGCTGATATTGAACAATTTATAAAATCTTGTCTAAACATCTGCCAGCTCCGATAGGCCGATGTGTCTGAGGATGGGAAATTGCTGGACCAGTTGATATTGACAAACGGATCTCTCTCCAGTGGCTTTTTGTGCTGTAGAAATTAGTGGCCTCTTGCTGGGGTCTTGTTAGAAGGGGTATTTGAAAGTAATCTCAGATACTTGAGGCGAAGCCAGGGGGCTGTGAACTGGTCACAGAGCCGCGCCCGTGGGGAGGAGCCATGTGGTCTGACTGCAGGGGCAGGGCCTGACCAAGGTTCCCATTTTCTGTTCCTTCTCGGGCATTTTGTTGGCTTTGAGTAGACAGGCACTTGGAGGTGAGCAGGAAGCGAATCTCTGGGGTAGAGAACTATTTTTCTCTCCTCGGGCCTCCCCTCGTGAGAGATCTGGCCTTGTTTGCATCCCAGCTATCTCTTGGCGAAGGGGGGATTTCTCACGTGGGCAGCCTGGCTACTCCGTGGCAGCACGTCTGGAAGAACACAAATTCCAGTCCGGGGACATCATAAAAGTGAGCCCGGTGCTCCTCTGCTTGTTTTGTCTTAGATGAAACCTCTGTAGAAGGTCCGTGAAGATAATGATTTTCCCTCCAGATAGCTTGTCACACTGCACTACTAAGGCATGAAGTAGTTGGCTTTCATTAATATTAGCCACATTTCCAAGATCAGCAGGGAATACAAAGCACATGGCAGCAATGGCTCTGTTCTGTGGACTATTATCATTTGAGTATTTTGAAGACTTCAGTGAAATGCATGAAAGTTAACAATATTTAACAAATGAAGCACCGACAGGTCCTGCCACCCAATGGAGACACACACTGACAGCAGTCCATCTAGGAAAACGTGGCGAGTGGAAACCCCAAGTAAAAATTGATCTCCTTGCATATGTTCAGAAATTGAAGCCTGGACAAAAGCTGCTCCCTTTGGAACAGAAGATTGTTTTACCTGGCCATCCGATCCCTTCcctgcacacatgcacacgcgcacacacacacacacacacacacacgcacacgcacacacacacacacacacacacacattccccaGGCCTCCTCAGGGACAACGTGCACCTTTCAGTTGGTGAAAACTCAAAGCAGCTCAGGAGATTAGCCCCGCTAACGAATCCTCTTTGAAGTTTATATGTCCAACAAATTATGAGAGATTTCCATAACTTACCCACCCTGCCTCCTGACCTGAATTTCCTTCTggaaaacttgatttttaaatgcgCACTAAGCACATAAAACCTGCAGGTGTTTAGAGGAATCTTTTTAAGGACGCGCAGAGTGAGTTAGGATTTCTCCACACAGATCAgtaggaaggaggggagaagaagaaatgagacAGAGGGACGGAGACAGAGGAAGCGACCCTCCTTGGGGAAGGAGGCTCCTGTATCTGatttgtgttcatttattttgctttaccgTAAAAGCTAGCTAATCAAACCGTACGTCTCGGCCCATTTAAACTTAGGCAGATGTTGgcggaggtgggggagaggaagcGCGGCGGCGAGGGCAGGGCGCTGGGGACGCGGGCCTGGCCTCCTCCCCTCCGCCCGCATGGAGCCCGCGCGGCCCGGCCAGCCGGCCCCTGCCCCGCGCGGCCCCGGGCGCATTAGCGCCGATTTATCGGAATTCGCGCTTTCATCTCAGGTGGGCCCCGGGGGCCAGGCGCTGCCGAGAGCAGGGGGAGCGTTTGCCCGGCGGCCGCTGCCTCCCGCGCCCATCAAATGTCAACATTTGTTCCCAATAAAAGAGTTATTGTTTCTGCAAAGCTGCCGGGCAACTGGCTTTGAAACTTGAAAAGAACTTCATCCACCTTTGTctgcgcggggcgggggcggggaaggggaaggggctcCGCGCAGCCCGCACCCCGGCCGCAGCCGCGGAGCTGGTCCAGGGGGCGCGGGAGCGGCGGGTGCCCGCGAGGCAGTCCTCCCGCGCCTGTTTACCCGGCACCTGCAGACCTGGCCCGCGCGAACCGCCACGGGAAAAGGCAGACGACGCAGCCGCCCTCCACTGCCCGAGTGCCTTTTAGGGTCACTGCAAATCGCATTTAAATATTATCCAAGAGGCTAAGAGTCAAGTCCATCTTTTGTTTCTTAACGTGACAGAATAAATGTGCCCCAAACTTTCTCCGCTAGAGTCAAAGTACACAGACATCagtttgggggggaaaaaaattcaaagcaatcTATCTGTTTAGTTGGAGGCATCCCTTTTCAAATGTAAATAAGACGCTGGCTTATTAGAGCGTTCCCCCAAGTAAACAGTCTACAATGATTACCCTTTACTTCCACTTAGCTTTTCTTTACTTCCCCGGTGCATTGACAATCCCAAGGGAAGCGTTCATTTTAGCCCCCAATTAAGGATGCAAATAGACTCATGAAGTATGTGTTGTTTTACACGGCTTTTTACAAAAATAGCGTTTTAAACCTTTAACCAAATGTGTTAACCCAAGAGGCAGTCATGGGAACAACACGCAACAGTCTGTGATGTGTGGATATTGTGATCGCCATCATTTGAATTTCGACAAATCGCAAAGGGGACATGTCCCTTTGATGTATTTGCAAACCTTTATGTAAGTGACAAATCCCTACCGATATTTTAAAGGCTTATTATAAGGAGAAGTAATCTATGACAATATAATTTTCCACTTGCTGGAAATTACTTTCTATTGGCCATAATGAAAGCACACGCCAGCTCTCTTATTTGCTTGGGCTGGAATGCTAGGAAACTGGTGTTTGATGCAGTGCCCTTGGACCTCAGGAGATGGTAGGGGCTTCTTCCCCAGCTTTAGGGAGCACATACCCCCAAGTGCACGCTCCCCCTTGCTGGTTCACCTGCAGCTCCTGCAGACAAAGGCGCCTCCACCCTCCAAGCAGAGAATGGGCTTGTACATCCTCTCCCGAGGGCAGTGTTCTCCCTCTTtctaagaaagataaaaatggaagATAGGAAGGAAGGCTCTTCTGCTAATATCATGCAAATGGAATGAGTTATGAAATCTGCTGTCTGTTCTTTTGCAACCCCAggtaaaaggaaagaggaagaatgatttttgtttgtttgtttaagagtGGCCCCAAGACAATACGGAAAAGACTTTTGAAAAATGTGTCCCAGTGTTACTTTGTTCTggatgaaacagaaaacaaatgaaatctaaGATTCTTAAAGAAGCAACTGTGAGGTTTGGGGCTGCCTCCCAGCGGGGGAAGTCGCTGGATCTTCAGAGGCTGTGCCCAGAGAGAAGAAACGAGATAACGCTGCACAGTGCTCACATTTTTTGTGGGGGAGATAAATTGACAATTGATTGTGTGTAAGTCCTGATCAATTATTAATCATTAGTGTCAACAACAGGGTTATAATTACCTTgggttattttaaagaatatttttttttttcatttctctgatcgGGTAATTAGTTAATGCCCTTGAGTAATGATTCAAAAGGGAGCTGATGGGACCAGGCCCCTCCTGCTGGTGACCTTTAGGGAAAACTCACATTCTCCCTCTCCTTGTCAGAaatcccctccctgcctccagtctgCTAGCAGGCACCTTTCCCCCCTCTGCTATAAATAATGATTccagaggaaaaggggaaaatgacaAACAAATAGAGCCCAGCTGGAATTAATAAGGCTGATCAAACGCAGCGTGCGGGGCCTGTGCGTGCCCCGCTGGACTCAGGCCCACAAAGGTGCGGGCAGGTCTTGCCGCCAAGGTATAGGGAAAGGGCAGCGGGAACATTTTAACCCTGACGTCGCCTAACGAGGGAAAACCCTTGTTTTCTGGCCGGACTAATACCAGCAGAGCCAGCTGCCTCGGCCTGGGGACGGGAAGGATACGTCGCGTTCGCCCGGCACGGGTTTAGGTCCCCCGCGCACCCGGCTCCCGCACCCATCTTTTGCCaaggcgggcggcggcggcggggggcggggggggcgcgTTCTCGGCTCCGAAGAAAAGTTGGGAGGTTGGGAGGTGCGTTAGCAGGTCAGATGGGGACACGTGGCCCAGGAAGACTGGAGAGGCCAATGGATGCCTTGGCGAACTCAGCTGGGAGAGGCAGCGTCAGCCCCGGCCCGCTCCGCGGCGCGGGGAGCGTGGACGCCGGCGGCCCTGCTCGTGGCCGTGCTCTCCACGGGGGCTCGCGGACGAAGTTCATCACCCAGGGTCTGTTCCGAGCCCAGGCGTGGCCCTTGCAGAACTGCTGCAAAGGTTTCTTCGGGGAACTGTCTTTTCTTCACAGTCTCCAGCCGTCCGGGGCTCTCCTGCCTGAGCACGTCCTTCCGCTGGCACCCCCAGACCCGCCGTCCTCCAGCGCGGTGCCGCCACCTGTGCAATGCTCGTGGGTCACCTCGAGGCCCTCAAAGGCAGCGACCGGGACGGAAGCGGGAGAGCAGAGCAGCAGCAGATCAAGGGAGCACGCAGAGCGCGGGACCTAAGGCCTGGCGCGGAGCCCTTGGCCCGGGCGCCGGGAcgtgcggggggcggggagggggggcgcggaggagagggcagagctgcagctctgaatctcCCTGCGGGGCAGATCGCCCCTCGTCCCCGCGCCGACGGCCTGGGAGGCCTGGGTCCAGCCTCGGGCTGAAGTTGTCCCACCACTTTCGGGCTCCCATCCCCTCGGGGAGAGGGCTCTGGCCCTTCGTAGCCTCCTTAGGGAGGCAGCAGCCAGCAGCCTGGGCCATCCACCAGCCTGCAGGGACGCGCGACGTCCGCCTGCTCCCAGGGGAGGCCCCATTCAGGGCTCCCCCGACGGCTCCCGGTAGCCcccatcctggccctgctcccgcCTCCCTCGGCTCCAGGCCCCTGAGCAGGCTTTACTTACCCCCACCCCAGTTCCCACTCTggatcccccaccccaggccctacTCCTCCTGGCAGgtctcccctcctcctggcctctctcctcgCTCCCTCGTCCCCGGCCCTGCCCTTCAGCCTGGCGGGGAGGCCGCCGGCCTGGAGCGCGCGGGGAAGGGGCGCCGGGCCACACTGCAGCCTCCGCAAACCGAAAGGGCCGCCTCCGAGTGTCGGTCGAGCGGGGATCCGTCAGGCGCCCTCCGAACGCCGGGGAGGAAGGAGCCGCCGCCAGCCCCGCGTCCGCCTCCTTTGCTCGCTTTTTTTGCGGGGCTTTCCTGCACGCACACGACACCCGCGCAGCGCTGGGCAGCAGAGCCGGGGATGGTTTAAGCCAAGCCGCGGAGACACTCGCCCCGCGCTGGCGGCCGCCCTCGGGGCGCGCGTCCGGATCCTCCAGCCAGGAGGGGACCCGGGCGGGGACCTCGCGCGCCCCCGGCCGCCCCCCAGGACCCGCGCAGAGCCTGACTGCGCCACCGGCCTCGAGGGGCCGCACCGTCAGGAAGGAACTAGACACAAGGGGCCCGTGGCCGAGGGCGCTCGAGGGAGCCGCTGGCGAAGGGGCCGGGCTCCCGGCCAGCAAGTAGCCTGAGAcacctcctcttctcctttttagggAATTTACCAGGCGAAGCGAGGGCTTTACGGGGCGGACCAAGCAAACCTCTTGGTTTAGTAACCTCTCCCCGCCAAGCGCTTCTCTTCAAGAACCTACTGGAGGACTGCCTGGA belongs to Sus scrofa isolate TJ Tabasco breed Duroc chromosome 16, Sscrofa11.1, whole genome shotgun sequence and includes:
- the IRX2 gene encoding iroquois-class homeodomain protein IRX-2, yielding MSYPQGYLYQAPGSLALYSCPAYGASALAAPRSEELARSASGSAFSPYPGSAAFTAQAATGFGSPLQYSADAAAAAAGFPSYMGAPYDAHTTGMSGAISYHPYGSAAYPYQLNDPAYRKNATRDATATLKAWLNEHRKNPYPTKGEKIMLAIITKMTLTQVSTWFANARRRLKKENKMTWAPRNKSEDEDEDEGDAARGKEESPDKAQEGTETSAEDEGISLHVDSLTDHSCSAESDGEKLPCRAGDPLCESGSECKDKYDDLEDDEDDDDEGERDLAPPKPVTSSPLTGVEAPLLSPPPEAAPRGGGGGKTPLGSRTSPGAPQPASKPKLWSLAEIATSDLKQPSLGPGCAPPGLPAAAAPASSGAPPGGSPYPASPLLGRHLYYTSPFYGNYTNYGNLNAALQGQGLLRYNSAAGAPGEALHAAPKAASDAGKAGAHPLEAHYRPPGGGYEPKKDASEGCTMVGGGVQPYL